The following proteins are encoded in a genomic region of Salvelinus namaycush isolate Seneca chromosome 12, SaNama_1.0, whole genome shotgun sequence:
- the LOC120057195 gene encoding vascular endothelial zinc finger 1-like isoform X1 produces MEPSWSTFLFQQANEALHHQHQVAHNSLLPLLNSGNELVDQKPVMPILLDQKPPASAAELLKDNVACGTGSGRGPMPVVKKEHKSKTPFICGYCNKAFRDSYHLRRHESCHTGVKMVSRPKKTAQTAPTMVPLISTLPRENSGQPSYISTIAGILTTATPSVSSASSIMSPASMINVPQQSQPKKPAKPVKKNHGCEMCGKAFRDVYHLNRHKLSHSDEKPYECPICQQRFKRKDRMTYHVRSHDGGVHKPYVCSVCGKGFSRPDHLSCHVKHVHSSERPFKCQVTACTSAFATKDRLRSHMIRHEGKVTCNICGKMLSAAYITSHLKTHGQTNFNSSNKGDWQWNSSGGQKDSNDVHNSASATPVTASAPITTTMNRGNSNNPVNIASQMNISTNTVNVSLQHPVTITGPINIASINIPTTAHMNIAHPLAISTPMSMTMSGPLNIAMRSMESMPFLSQVLPSSPPW; encoded by the exons CAGGCCAATGAAGCCCTCCACCACCAGCACCAGGTGGCCCATAACAGCCTGCTGCCGCTGCTCAATTCTGGGAACGAGCTAGTGGACCAGAAACCTGTTATGCCCATCCTCCTGGACCAGAAACCCCCCGCCAGCGCCGCCGAGCTCCTCAAAGACAACGTGGCCTGCGGGACTGGCAGCGGCAGGGGACCCATGCCCGTGGTGAAGAAGGAGCACAAGAGCAAGACACCCTTCATCTGCGGCTACTGCAACAAGGCCTTCCGTGACAGCTACCATCTGCGGCGCCACGAATCCTGCCACACGGGCGTCAAGATGGTGTCCCGGCCCAAGAAGACAGCTCAGACAGCCCCCACCATGGTGCCTCTCATCTCTACCCTGCCCAGGGAGAATAGTGGGCAGCCCTCCTACATATCAACCATCGCAGGCATCCTCACCACGGCCACCCCCTCTGTCTCTTCAGCCTCCAGCATCATGTCTCCAGCCTCTATGATCAATGTACCCCAGCAGAGCCAGCCCAAAAAGCCTGCCAAGCCAGTGAAGAAGAACCACGGCTGTGAGATGTGTGGCAAGGCCTTCCGAGACGTCTACCATCTGAACCGTCACAAGCTGTCCCACTCGGACGAGAAGCCCTACGAGTGCCCCATCTGCCAGCAGCGCTTCAAGAGGAAGGACCGCATGACCTACCACGTGCGCTCTCACGACGGTGGAGTCCACAAGCCCtatgtctgttctgtgtgtggGAAAGGCTTCTCAAG gcCAGACCACCTGAGCTGCCACGTGAAGCATGTCCACTCCTCAGAAAGACCGTTCAAATGCCAAGTaacg gcCTGTACTTCTGCCTTCGCCACCAAAGACAGACTGCGCTCCCACATGATCCGACATGAAGGGAAGGTCACCTGCAACATCTGCGGCAAGATGCTGAGCGCAGCCTACATCACCAGCCATCTAAAGACACACGGCCAGACCAACTTTAATTCCTCTAACAAAG GGGACTGGCAGTGGAACTCCTCAGGGGGACAAAAAG ACAGTAATGACGTCCACAACTCTGCCTCAGCCACACCTGTAACAGCCTCCGCCCCCATCACCACCACGATGAACCGGGGAAACTCCAACAACCCCGTCAACATAGCGTCGCAAATGAACATTTCCACCAACACGGTGAACGTCAGCCTCCAGCACCCAGTCACCATCACTGGACCCATCAACATCGCCTCGATCAACATCCCTACCACGGCACACATGAATATCGCCCACCCTCTGGCCATCAGCACCCCAATGTCCATGACAATGTCCGGGCCCCTCAACATCGCCATGAGGTCCATGGAGAGTATGCCTTTTCTGTCCCAAGTCCTGCCTTCGTCCCCaccctggtaa
- the LOC120057195 gene encoding vascular endothelial zinc finger 1-like isoform X2 translates to MEPSWSTFLFQQANEALHHQHQVAHNSLLPLLNSGNELVDQKPVMPILLDQKPPASAAELLKDNVACGTGSGRGPMPVVKKEHKSKTPFICGYCNKAFRDSYHLRRHESCHTGVKMVSRPKKTAQTAPTMVPLISTLPRENSGQPSYISTIAGILTTATPSVSSASSIMSPASMINVPQQSQPKKPAKPVKKNHGCEMCGKAFRDVYHLNRHKLSHSDEKPYECPICQQRFKRKDRMTYHVRSHDGGVHKPYVCSVCGKGFSRPDHLSCHVKHVHSSERPFKCQVTACTSAFATKDRLRSHMIRHEGKVTCNICGKMLSAAYITSHLKTHGQTNFNSSNKDSNDVHNSASATPVTASAPITTTMNRGNSNNPVNIASQMNISTNTVNVSLQHPVTITGPINIASINIPTTAHMNIAHPLAISTPMSMTMSGPLNIAMRSMESMPFLSQVLPSSPPW, encoded by the exons CAGGCCAATGAAGCCCTCCACCACCAGCACCAGGTGGCCCATAACAGCCTGCTGCCGCTGCTCAATTCTGGGAACGAGCTAGTGGACCAGAAACCTGTTATGCCCATCCTCCTGGACCAGAAACCCCCCGCCAGCGCCGCCGAGCTCCTCAAAGACAACGTGGCCTGCGGGACTGGCAGCGGCAGGGGACCCATGCCCGTGGTGAAGAAGGAGCACAAGAGCAAGACACCCTTCATCTGCGGCTACTGCAACAAGGCCTTCCGTGACAGCTACCATCTGCGGCGCCACGAATCCTGCCACACGGGCGTCAAGATGGTGTCCCGGCCCAAGAAGACAGCTCAGACAGCCCCCACCATGGTGCCTCTCATCTCTACCCTGCCCAGGGAGAATAGTGGGCAGCCCTCCTACATATCAACCATCGCAGGCATCCTCACCACGGCCACCCCCTCTGTCTCTTCAGCCTCCAGCATCATGTCTCCAGCCTCTATGATCAATGTACCCCAGCAGAGCCAGCCCAAAAAGCCTGCCAAGCCAGTGAAGAAGAACCACGGCTGTGAGATGTGTGGCAAGGCCTTCCGAGACGTCTACCATCTGAACCGTCACAAGCTGTCCCACTCGGACGAGAAGCCCTACGAGTGCCCCATCTGCCAGCAGCGCTTCAAGAGGAAGGACCGCATGACCTACCACGTGCGCTCTCACGACGGTGGAGTCCACAAGCCCtatgtctgttctgtgtgtggGAAAGGCTTCTCAAG gcCAGACCACCTGAGCTGCCACGTGAAGCATGTCCACTCCTCAGAAAGACCGTTCAAATGCCAAGTaacg gcCTGTACTTCTGCCTTCGCCACCAAAGACAGACTGCGCTCCCACATGATCCGACATGAAGGGAAGGTCACCTGCAACATCTGCGGCAAGATGCTGAGCGCAGCCTACATCACCAGCCATCTAAAGACACACGGCCAGACCAACTTTAATTCCTCTAACAAAG ACAGTAATGACGTCCACAACTCTGCCTCAGCCACACCTGTAACAGCCTCCGCCCCCATCACCACCACGATGAACCGGGGAAACTCCAACAACCCCGTCAACATAGCGTCGCAAATGAACATTTCCACCAACACGGTGAACGTCAGCCTCCAGCACCCAGTCACCATCACTGGACCCATCAACATCGCCTCGATCAACATCCCTACCACGGCACACATGAATATCGCCCACCCTCTGGCCATCAGCACCCCAATGTCCATGACAATGTCCGGGCCCCTCAACATCGCCATGAGGTCCATGGAGAGTATGCCTTTTCTGTCCCAAGTCCTGCCTTCGTCCCCaccctggtaa